One part of the Augochlora pura isolate Apur16 chromosome 3, APUR_v2.2.1, whole genome shotgun sequence genome encodes these proteins:
- the LOC144478850 gene encoding uncharacterized protein LOC144478850, producing MLQTLRRYANILYCKFRELFNVMDFVTLIRPYVFFMSILGYFPYSISLSTHKLVKKYFVWSMIILIQTTLICPVLLYGTAIFDQYTELPVRWSCISIFGFGLIGLWTSHFSSRSKLHFLRMVSTASRVLSAETFCSTAKWMFAVDFIKLTLFATFASTIERNIWSTIQYTISLYIFLVVFVLNLVFINSLYVIRLCFRKINISLEKLRMNLVTDEPHLLRRVYHSQKNPTLLSELKTLRRQHLELCKIVNTSNETFGLENIITIALIMTTITFNLYAYLLENTDDGKIVRLWSVHIKYIFHNCHSLLEMAVVCELLKNQANSIGHNLHRILVITFDEDIITELSSFSMQVLQQNHRVMAKGLVIDATLLTKVVGIITTYLLILIQFLLMTPC from the exons ATGTCCATTCTCGGATATTTCCCGTATAGTATCTCATTGTCGACGCACAAGCTCGTCAAGAAATACTTTGTCTGGTCAATGATAATATTGATCCAGACCACGTTAATATGTCCTGTACTGCTTTACGGTACAGCCATTTTCGACCAGTACACAGAATTGCCCGTTAGGTGGTCTTGCATCAGTATTTTCGGTTTCGGTCTCATTGGACTTTGGACGAGCCATTTTTCATCACGATCGAAACTGCATTTTCTTCGCATGGTTTCGACCGCGTCCCGAGTGCTATCTGCCGAAACGTTCTGCAGCACTGCCAAGTGGATGTTCGCCGTAGACTTCATAAAGCTCACATTGTTCGCAACCTTCGCGAGCACCATAGAACGGAATATATGGTCTACGATACAGTACACGATTtctttgtacatatttttagtGGTATTTGTACTGAACTtggttttcattaattctcTGTACGTGATACGTCTTTGTTTccgtaaaatcaatatatctCTGGAGAAATTGAGGATGAATCTGGTTACCGACGAACCCCATCTGCTCCGAAGGGTGTATCATTCGCAGAAGAATCCCACCCTCCTCTCAGAGCTGAAGACGCTTAGGAGGCAACATCTGGAACTGtgcaaaattgttaatacatCGAATGAGACCTTCGGCCTTGAAAACATTATTACTATCGCGTTGATTATGACAACTATCACTTTCAATTTGTATGCTTATTTGTTAGAGAATACTGACGATGGCAAGATAGTGCGATTGTGGTCGGTGCACATAAAGTATATCTTTCATAATTGTCATAGTCTGTTAGAAATGGCTGTGGTGTGCGAGTTGTTGAAGAATCAGGCGAATAGTATTGGTCACAACCTTCATCGGATTCTCGTGATTACCTTTGATGAGGATATTATCACTGAG TTGTCGTCATTTTCGATGCAAGTTCTGCAGCAGAATCATAGAGTCATGGCAAAAGGACTAGTGATAGACGCCACCCTGTTGACAAAG GTAGTGGGAATCATCACGACCTATCTGCTGATCTTAATACAATTCCTCCTCATGACACCCTGCTAA